The Mobula birostris isolate sMobBir1 chromosome 7, sMobBir1.hap1, whole genome shotgun sequence region cAAACAGGCAGCAGTGTTAACGCCCACCGGGACTTCTGAACTTTGTCATGGACTCTAGGGCCGCCCGGGAGGGCTAACTCTTTGGGTGGGGGCAATGTGATACTCTTGGAGGGACGTGGTCACAGCCCGCCTCTGCATTTTTAATGACctgtactgtttattgttcttttgttaaaatgcttttgtgggattatgttgggaagttcaagttcatttatttttacattttagcttgggttatacagttacaCAAATACACTTGTGTACTTGATGGTCTGACTGTAACCTAATGGTCACTTCCCCTGtctggtgagaccaggtggggtTCACTCTCCGGGTAGTAGTGCCCGATcagttttgtgtttatcacattAAAACGATAGTTGAGTTTAACAAGCTTCcttgtctgtcattatggaccatgTGCTCACCACAATATTTGCTATCTTGGCAACTTGGTCTGTTCTTTGTTTTCTTCTCACCCTCTCCTGCTCTACAGAAAACAGTCCCGACTTCCCACTTCTCCATTTCTCATGTGCAGTCCTTCGCTGGCAACACCAAATGCATCAGATGAATTTGAGGAACGGCAACTCATCTTTTGCTTGGATATATTAGAGCCATCAGCGCTGATTGATTTAATAACTTCAGGTACTCAGTCTTTTCTTTCCTCATTCTAAGTTGGTAGCTGAACACAGAATTTGGTCTTTCTTTTACTGGCTACTTTCTTGATAGTAAGACCATaaggataggagcagaatgaagccATTCAGCCTATGGCTGATCCACTTCTATCTTAAATCCATTCTCCCCATAGCTTTTCATGCCCTGATTGAaggagaacctatcaacctctgccttaaacatacccaatgacttggcttcccgAGCCACctttggcaacaaattcaacagattcaccactctctggctaaaaaaattcctcctaaaATCTCtcataaatggatgtccctctattctaagaaTGTGCCCTGTGATCCTatactcacccaccataggaaacatcctctccacatccactgtatctaggccttaCAACGTTTGACAAGTTTCAGTGAcgtttccccctcatccttctaaattccagcgagtaaaggTCCAAAGGTATCAATCGCTCCTCACATGATAAATCTTTCATTCccgaatcattcttgtgaacttcctctgaaccctctccaatgtcagcacatcatttcttaaataaggggcccaaaaactcttcacaatgctccaagtgaggcctctccagtgcctcaaaatctcaacattacatctttgatctaatattctaatcctctcaaaatgaatgctaacactgcgtttgccttcctcactaccaactcaacctgaaaattaaccttcagggaatcctacacagggactcccaaatcccttagAAACTcggatttttcaattttctccccttttagaaaatagtctatggttTTTATTTCTTATGCATGACCAtttacttcccgacactgtattccattttgcacttctttgcccattctcctaatctatccaagtccttctgcagactctctacttcctcaatactactgcccctccacctatcttcgtatcatcttcaaacttggccataaagccatcaattccatcatccaaaccattgacatagaACGCCAAAAGAAGCGGTCCTAATACCTCTAATCACcggtagccaatcagaaaaggccccctttattctcactggcCCTTGCCAATCAGTCAGTGTTCTATATGtgatagtatctttcctgtaataccatgggctcttatcttgttaagcagcctcatgtacgacACATTCATAATCTGGTAATGAATCACTAGCTGTGAGTGACTTCGTAAAATACCAGGAACTTTAAATAAGTTCTACATAAAAATCACaagcaagggaaaatctgcagatgctggaaatccaagcaacacacacaaaatgctggaggaactcagcaggccaggcagcatccatggaaaaaagtacagtcaacgtttcgggctgaaacccttcggcaggactaaaaATGCTAGTTTGAAATTTTTTTGTGTGGTATGAGAGAATTAAGCAACCTATTGTGCTATGACTCTTAAAGTTGGTCACTGGGTCACAGAGTCATGTAATAAAAAATGATGTTTATGTACCAACCATCAAGCTCCCAGTTGCACTACTTTCATTTATTGTTCTCTGCACATTCCCATCAACGGCCAGTTATCTACATGATCAGAGCAACTTACAGTGgttaattaacctactagccagcAGATCTTTTGGATATGAAAGACAACCAGAGTACATGAAGGTATCCTGTGTGGGCAgagcaggaacatgcaaactccacgtcAGCAGCATTGAGTCCAAGCTGCTTGACCTCCAGGCATGTGAAGGGTTTAGTTACAGAGGTGTGTGGCCAACCTGAGTGGTATCAGACAGTGTGCAGTGCACATTTTCACATTACTCATTTAACAATTTTGCATAGAAGATGCACTTCTTGTAGAAGTAGCAGATTCAACAGAGGCACAGCATCTTCTGCACATGTTAAAGGGCAGGCTGACCGGTTCTATGGGAGCAGCCTGCATGGGATTCCTTTTAGGGATTTTGTGTGGGCCCCTTGATCCCGGTCATTCATCTCTCTCAGagaacaacctcttactcatcTCACTGTGGGAACCCAGGCTCAAGGCAGCCCCTGTGACACTGCCTACCAGACTACTGCAGAGTCCCACCTCCCACCTGATACAATCCACTGCCAACCTTACCCAGAAGGGCAATCAGCACGCGCTCTCCCTCATCACCGTCATGACCCAACCCTCGGAGTCTTGAGCCTCACCTTAACTTTTATGCACATATCGTATATATTTCAGGATTAACGGCAATACATAATATCCACAGATAATGAAAGTAACTGTTGCATAATTGTGCAGAAATGATGATATCTTCTGGCAAAGTCCTGAACACATATCAGGATTGGCTGAGGTATTTAGAATTGCCATTAAACTGTTATTCTCGATCCTAGTCAAAGTTACCTGGAAGGCATATTTTGTGCCCACTTCTGATGCCTTGACATCCTTCATACTACTTTCAATCTCCTGTCTCATTCTGGGATGGCGAGTGTTCACAATGACAGCATAAACTGTGTCTATAGGCGTGGAGAACAAGCATATAGTAAATTTTCATAGTGACGCAATGCTGCTGTACAAAGTTTGGCAAGTTGATAAATGCTGTTAATTTCATAATGATTATGGTAAAAATAAAATGTATTATTTTGTCCTGTATAATACTTATGAAGTTAACATCAGCACATAAAGAAAAAACAACATAAAACAAAATGCAGATATtgtaaatttgaaataaaacagtagtggaaacactcagcaggtccagGCACTGTCAGTGGAAAGTAAAGCAGAATTTAGATCAAAGATGATACAAAAATGGGAAAGAAAGGTTAAGAAAGGTTGAAGGAAATGTAGTTTTAaagttagagtaagaaggtgggcaggtgggaggtggagggggagaagtacaaggtggcaggaaCAGTCTATggtccaagcctacactggtgtcaccTTTCCTAAACTactttgatgactgcattggggctgcttcctgcacccatgcagagcttgTCAGCTTCATCAACTTCgcctccaacttctaccctgcccgcaaatttacctggtccatttccaacacctccctccccattctccatttctctgtctctgtctctggagacagcttatctactgatgtacAGTGGCATGGAAAATTTgagcaccccggtcaaaattttcgttactgtgaatagctaagcgagtaaaagatgaactgatttccaaaaggcataaagttaaagatgacacatttctttaatattttaagcaagattactttttttatttccatcttttacagtttcaaaataacaaaaagggaaaaggctctgaagcaaaagtttgggcaccctgcatggtcagtactcagtaacacccccttcggcaagtatcacagcttgtaaatgctttctgtagccagctaagagtgtttcaattcttgtttgggggattttcacccattcttacttgcaaaaggcttctagttctgtgagattcttgggccatcttgcatgcacttctcttttgaggtctatccacagattttcgatgatgattaggtcgggggactgtgagggccaaggcaaaaccttcagcttgcacctcttgaggtagtccattgtggattttgaggtgtttaggttcattatcctgttctAGAAGCCATCCTCCttccatcttcagcttttttactgACGGtgcgatgtttgcttccagaattttctggtatttaattgaattattcttccctctaccagtaaaatgttctctgtgccactggctgcaacacaagcccaaagcatgatcgatccaccccagtGCTTAACATCTGGAGAGGTGTTCttctcatgaaattctgcacccttttttctccaaacataccttcaatcatgctttgggtttgtgttgcagccagtggcatggggaacatttcactggtagagggaagaatgaattcaattaaataccagcaaattctggaagcaaacatcacaccgtctgtaaaaaagctgaagatgaaaagaggatggcttctacaacaggataatgatcctaaacacacctcaaaatccacaatggactaccccaagaggtgcaagctggaggttttgccatggccctcacagtcccccaacctaaacatcatcgaaaatctgtggatcgacctcagaagagcagtgcatgcaagacggcccaagaatttcACAGGACTAGAAAGAAGCCTTtttcaaggaagaatgggcgaaaatcccccaaacaagaattgaaagactcttagctggctacagaaagcgtttacaagctgtgatacttgccaaaaggggtgttattaagtactgaccatgcagggtgcccaaacttttgcttcgggcccttttccttttttgttattttgaaactgtaaaaggtggaaataaaaaagtaatcttgcttaaaatgttaaagaaatgtgtcatctttaaccttatgctttttggaaatcaggtcatcttttactcgcttagctattcacagtaacagaaattttgaccaggggtgcccaaacttttgcatgccactgtatgttgtAAACCCACCGACTCTCACAGCAACCTGGActaatacctcttcccaccctattatcagttaaaatgccatcccttctttcaattcctccgtctccactgtatctgctctcaggatgagacttttcattccagaacaaaggatatgtcctccttcttcaaagaaaggggcttcccttcctccaccatcaatgctgccctcaaccgcatcacTTCCACTTCACAcatgtctgctctcactccatcctcccgctacccaccagggatagagttcctcgtCCTCATCTTCCACCTCACCAGCCTTTACATACAAGCTTGTCTTGTATTTAGCTTTATTGCAACAGTACAGAAGGCAACAGACAAAAGGTCAGAGCGAGAATGGAGAATTGAAGTGGTTAGTGACAGAGTTTATCATTCCTGTGGATTGATTACTGGTACTCTGCAAAAATGTCTCTCAATCTCGTGTTTAGTCTCTCAGCTGTCAGCAGACCACATTGGAAACACCTAATCATCGTATTACAGTGgattggaagaagtgcaagtgaattGCTGTTTTACTGGGAAATACTTTTGGCTCCCTGGCTACTCAAAGACaagaaaatctccagatgctggaaagccaaagcaacacacacaaaatgcaggtggaactcagcagggtaagcagcatctatggaaaagaataaacagtcaacgtttcaggccatgacccttcatcaggtaggaagggaagaggtgaaagggCGTCATCTTCTACCATTGTTAGAGAGTCTGCTGTAAGAGGAGTAATGGGTTTGGACAGAAGAGCAGATAAGAGTCATGATGGGTAGAGGACATTTGAAATGTTGAAACAAGAGAGGAAGGCAATATCTATCAGGTTGATCTTCTGGTGGAATCTTACTGGAACTAGCAGATCCTGCAAACAATGGCCTGTAGATAGTGTGGGGAAGCTGAGGAACAGGGAAATTCTGACTCTTCTCTCCAGGAGGAGAGGGGCAATGGCAGAGATGTGTGAAATGGACACAATGTGTTCAAGggctctgtccaccatggtaacCAAGACTCAGAAAGAATGAAGATGTTTCAGGACAGATGAAAGACATGTTGCTGGAACAATAAGACAGAGATGGAAAAATAGGAGAATGGAAAGAAATCACGCAGCACTATACACAGAAACAAAGTCCTCTATTTTAACCTGGCAATGACAGAGCTGCAACACACAGAGATTCTTAAGTCCCTGGCCTTACCACGTCATCCTAGTTTCCCATCTGATGGGAAAAAAAATTAACTGAAATAATAATAGTTCGTAGTGTGGGTCACTATACCTCAGTTTATTGGTGAATGAAGCAATTTGTTAGCTATTTTAACCTGTTTTAAATAAAGACCACTGTATTGATTgttctttgtattttctttcctccATTCCAAAAGCCCCAACATAGAAGAAATGTAAATTCTAGTACAGAAGCAGCAATAAGTAATGATCGATGTAAACAAAACTGATGAAACGTACCTTGTGAAGAACCTTCAGTGACCTTAACAATGGTGAAAAAGACCATTAGTTTACTTAATATAGTTTTCTTAAGATCTTTGTATTCCTTATGAGAATTCACTGTAACCTTactgaaagagaaaaagaatcaATTGAGCAAAGTGCAGAAATTTTTCAATGTACATTTCTGGGTGTAATGTACCTTGTTTCTGTGAATTTCTGGCCTTTCATTGACAGTAGAGCAGTGTCCTCAATGGCCCAATTTCTGTTCCATTGATGTTTATTACTAAATCACCCAACCCTCTCCCCACTTCTGGGATCCTTTTAAAGAAAGCTGAACTTTCTTTATCACCCAGGTCTTTGCCATCATGGCTCAATAActatttcattttatttctgaattggcacaattttttttaattttaaaggaTCCCCATGCAGGTAATCTCTTGTGTATGATGTGCCACTGCTATTTTGTTGCTCCACTGGCAAAGTCATAACAGAAATGTATGGACACAGATATGATAAAATGAGTGGTTGTCTTCAGTGCACCGGTTTCTATCATCTAGGCAGAGTTCAGAGGGGAGGCAAGTTCTGGAgcattggcaaacttctatagatgcacagtggagattatcctgactggttgcatcacggccaggtatggaaacacaaatccCCCAACAATGGAAAAACCTACACatagtagtggattcagcccagtccatcacaggcaaagccgtcccgacattgagcacatctacaaggcgTACTGCCACATGAACActtcatccatcatcaaggatcccaccatccagtccccgatctctcctcactgctgccatcaagaaggaggtacagctGCATTCGGTCCCACTcgaccagattcaggaacagttattaccccttaaccatcaggttcATAAATctgtgaggataacttcactcacctcaacactgaactgataccacaacctacagactcactttcaaggaatttacATCTCAGGCTTCttatttcaatattatttatttatttttgtttgtattagcacagtttagtcttcctttgcacattggttatttgtcactCTTTGTGTGTCATTGGttcaattttatttctttgttctgctgtgaatgcctgtaagaaaatgtaattcatgatgacatatacatacttcgataatagactttgaactttgaatgtccaTTCTTCTCACAAAAATCTGTCTTTTAATTCCTCCAGTTAGGCGTCTGCCCCTGCCAGTGTCCCAAAACGTCCCATGGTAGGTGACAAATGGCATCCAATCTGACTTTTCATCTTTCTTAGTCCAACTGCAGACATAGATAAGACCTGTTGCAATGACGCTAACCTATCAGTAAACTATGTCAgcttctcttccctctcctgttctgatccTCAAGAATCAATATTTGCCTGCTTCTTCTCATCTGCTTGCTGCATTTCCagcagaggtgtttaagatgaagagaggcattgattttgtggatagtcagaggctttttcccagggctgaaatggctagcacgagagggcacggttttaaggtgcttggaagtaggtacagaggagatgtcaggggtaagtttttttacgcagagagtggtgagggcgtggaatgggctgctgaccgtggtggaggtggatacaatagggtcttttaagagactcctggacaggtacatggagctcagaagaatagagggctatgggtaaccctaagtaatttctacggtaaggacatgttcggcacagctttgtgggccgaagggcctgtattgtgctgtagattttctatgtttctatgtacgtTTGTAGATCGCCTGAAAACACGGTGTAAGTTTGCACAGGTACACCAGCTCtatttctctcttgctcttctACATCTCCACTTTAATTCACCTGACTACTTGTACTGAATAGAAATAAGCTTCTTTTAGGTGAATAGCGGGAGCAACAAATCTTTGGTGACTGCTACAAGTTCTTCCTTTCTAGTCAAAGCAGTCTCAGGAACAGTGTGAGATCAACCAAAGTGGACAACAAACTCAGTGACATTCATCACCTGGGGATGATCTGCCAATCACTATATAACagtgtgcccttttctcactgttatcatcaggtaggaggtacggaagcctgaaggcacacactcagcgattcaggaacagcttcttcccctctgccatccgattcctgaatggactttgaagctttggacatgacctcactttttttaatatacagtatttctgtttctgcatatttttaataattgattcaatatacgtaattgatttacttgtttatttattattatgtttcattttatttattatttttctctctctctctctctctgctagattatgtattgcattgaactgctgctgcgaagttaacaaatttcacgtcacatgccagtgataataaacctgattctgattctgattctgattctgcgttGGTTTAGTGTTGTCATGTGAACCAAgagacagtgaaaagcttatctggcatactgctcacatagatcaaatcattatacagtACTACGAGGTAGAATAACGGCCCCATTCAGTCTGGATTgatagcatctcctccacaatctccctcagcacagatgcaccatgtcactgtgtgcttagcccccgctctactcactttacactcatgactgtgaggccaagcaCAGCTTCAAATGTCATATttaaagtttgctgatgtcaTCAGCATCATTGGCCGAATCAGAAgtggtggtgaatcagcatatgggagggGGATTGAGAATTTCAATGAGTGgcgccacaacaacaacaacaacaacaacaacaacaacaactcaatgtcagcaagaccaaggatctgATCATTGGCTGGAggcccatgaaccagtcctcactgggggtATCAGAGCTCTACAACTTTAGTTCCTTGATGTTAAtatttctgaggatctgtcctggacctagCAGGAGACAATAAGAAGCCATTATAGATGGGGTGCTTTAGGAAGCCGCCTGCGGCTCTCACCTGTGCATGTAGTTGACCAGGTTATACTGTTGCCCATTCACTCGAACTTGTCCATTGGAGATCACGTTGTACCCAATTCCCGGTTCCTTGCGGACTTTAATGGTTTTCCCCAGCAAGTGGAAATGCGATTTCTGCAAGCTGAGCAGCAGTTCGATGGGCAGAACGACGATCTCACAGTCAATGGCAGAGGGAAAACCTGGTGACTGAGCAGCTGCAGAGCTCGTCAGCAAGGACCCAGAACGATTCACAGACATGGCAGCAGGCAGAACAGAAACACATATAGACGTGGAGCTCCAGGTCAAAGAAACACCAGATCAGGCAGATAGTGATTTAAAAACAACCCTAGGAGCAATCCAAAGCAGCTTTATTATTCTCCAATAGTAATAAAGATAATGGATGCAAATGAATCAACCCTCTCCAAATTAAACAGGCTCGCCCAAGAACAACCCATACCAGTGGAACCAGACTAAGTGGTTAAAACCTGTCTGACACACAGACTGCTTTAAAGACTATCCCTTTTTTTGAGGTGGTGATATTTGCATGTGGTAAGGGCAgggttatatatttattatttttctctttccgACCGCAGTTGGAATGCTGTACATAGCTCTGATCTCCCTGCGTCATCCCATGATGGATAAAGATCGCCGTACTTCTTTGGGGCGGCGGGGTGGAAGGCAGCAATGTACTATGAAAAGATGTTAAGCAAATAAAGCTCATATTTTCTTTGTCTAACTGCTGGAAATTGGAAAACGAAAGGTGACAACGTGGATGGGTGCACAACTGTAACAGTTCAGAGATACCAGCCACTGATGTTTCCCTTGGCTGGGAATGTATAAGCAGGAGATATGGTGTCAAGGCAAGCTGTTGATCATTCAGGACTGAGCCTAGAATAAAAACCTTCAATCAGAGGTTGAACAACATCTAGAATTCCCTACACAAGTTGCCATGGGGACTCGGTCAACCAGTATATCCCGAACAGTCACTCAATTGAAAACAAAAGCCGCCTGGTTAGTTTAGGAAAGTTGTGCTGAGGTAAATCTGTCATATATAGCAGGTACAGTAaggaactttgttttgcatgccacatGTATAGATAATTGCATCACATCACTACTTTGATGTGGTGTGGGAAAACCAATAGAAGAATACAAAGTAAAGAGCAGttccagagaaagtgtagtgcaggcagacaataaactGTAAGACCATgacaaggtggattgtgaggtcaagaatctgtCTTATCGTACTAGAGAACCATTCAAAAATAGTCTTATAGCAGTGGGATAGTAGCTGTCCTCGTGCCTAGCGGTACGTGCTTTCGGGTTTTTCTATCTTCCactcaatgggagaggggagaagagagaattcaggggtgagtggggtctttgattatggtgATGGCTTTACTAAGGCAGTAAGAAGTGTAAACAAACTCTATGGAGAGAGAGGCTTAGTTTCTGTGGCTGTGCTAAGCTGTGCCTGCAACTTTGCAGTTTCCTGTGGTGTTGGAcagagcagttgctataccaaATCATGATGTATCCAgccaggatgctttctatggtgcactgAAAGAAATTGTGAGGGTTAACCGGGACATCTTGAATTTCAACCTTGCGCTCAAGGTCAGTAAGAACAAGGAatcgattgtggacttctggaaaggGAAGTTGTTGGAACACAGACCAGTCCTTGTCAAGAGGTCaatagtggaaagggtgagctgtttcaagttcctgggtgtcaatatctcagcagatctatcctgggcccaacatattgatgcaatcaggaagaaggcaggcccgcagctatatttcattaggagtttgaggaaatttggcatgttaccaaagattctagcaaatttctagaGATATGCCGTGAAGAcaattctaactgattgcatcaaaaTCTGATATGGCGGGACCTagtcacaggatcagaaaaagctgcagagagttgtaaactcagccagttccatcatgcccaccagcctccccaccaatgagaTCTTCAAtagacgatgcctcaaaaaaagtAATATTCATCATTAGgaagactccatcttcctctcacccccccCATCCCTGAACACCCCAAACCTCCCTTCTCCTCAGATACTACCAATCCCATCCTCCCCTCTAATCCCAGCTCACATCCCTGCCGGGTCTTCTCCATTTGCTCTGACATTTCCCTCCCTGAGGCAAAACATTCTGTGCTCAGTCAGAGCCTCACTTTTGTGCCCCTGCACCCACACCTCAACGAGTTCTGAGCCCGCCATGAGCTGTTCTTCCGCCACCTCCATAGTAGACTGGCGTACTGACCTCCatcttgctgaggcccagcaccAACTCTCAATCACCTCCTCTTACCCCTCAAATAGGACCCCaccaaggagcaccaggccattgcctcccacaccatcactgaccttattagctctggggatctcccatccactgccaccaacctcatagttcccgcaCCTCACACcacctgtttctacctcctactcaagatccacaaaTCGGCTTGTCCAGGCAGACCCATTATTTCACCttgtttctgccccactgaactcatatctgcatacgtCGGCTCTTTCTTATCCCCattagttcagtcccttcctacctacatccatgactcttcacacgctctggatcttttcagtgatttcaggttccctggcccccatcatcttatttttactatggatgtccagtcccaatacacctccatcccccaccaggaaggcctcaaagctctctgtatCTTTCTGgataccagacccaaccagttcccctccaccaccactctcctccgcctagcagaacttgtcctcataacttctcctttggctcctcccccttccttcaagcaaaaggtgtagtcatgggcactcgcatgggtcccagctatgcctgcctttttgtcggcctcgtggaacagtctatgtttcaaACTTACACTGGTGTCCGTCCctcacttttcctatgctacattaacgactgcattggtgctgcttcctgcacccatgtgaAACTCATTGACCTCATCAACtttccactctgccctcaagtttacctggtccatttctgacacctctcttccctttctcaatctcactgtctctatctctggagatagcttaccTACTGATGAGtattataaacccatggactctcacagctacctggaccacACCTCTTTCCGCCTTTTATTTGTAAAAATGCTAtcaccttctctcaattcctccatctccactgcatctgctctcagggtgaggcttttcattccagaatgaaggcgatgtcctcctttttcataGAAAggaacttcccttcctccaccatcaatgttaccctcaactgcatctcttccatttcatgcgtgtctgctcttaccccatgcTCCCGCcacctaccagggatagggttcctcttgtcctc contains the following coding sequences:
- the LOC140200128 gene encoding mesenteric estrogen-dependent adipogenesis protein-like: MSVNRSGSLLTSSAAAQSPGFPSAIDCEIVVLPIELLLSLQKSHFHLLGKTIKVRKEPGIGYNVISNGQVRVNGQQYNLVNYMHSKVTVNSHKEYKDLKKTILSKLMVFFTIVKVTEGSSQDTVYAVIVNTRHPRMRQEIESSMKDVKASEVGTKYAFQFTLQKAIQSFFSLKDACITPDLGLEFTCEYKCDSSDVFHECTTKTKELNGKIFDLSSVTEDGQSKVMKLLDQMSEDFAETETGPAEVSSFQADFSGDKVVHSTQQFAKRSSVKETSSSQWPAVNEKSYLLQFTQHLPKYIE